In Carya illinoinensis cultivar Pawnee chromosome 7, C.illinoinensisPawnee_v1, whole genome shotgun sequence, the following are encoded in one genomic region:
- the LOC122316468 gene encoding receptor-like protein CLAVATA2, with translation MDMKWVSVVCPWKTLKLLHALLLFLLILLRSDCCLCVDVDPEDKASLLLFKSLVQDPDQSLSSWVGSNCTTWTGLSCDNRTGRVVSISLTNVNLSGRIHPNLCTLSFLEYLNLSHNFFKCPIPLCFGNLTSLKAIDLSQNRFYGVVPDTLMGLTNLKELVLTGNQDLGGPIPWWLGNFSTNLEKLHLSLNSFRGEIPESLLSLRSLKYLDLGNNYLSGNLHDFHQSLVVLNLGSNRFSGTLPCLSASTQSINILNIANNGIQGGIPTCIASLQALTHLNLSFNHLSYGISPRLVFSEKLLVLDLSNNDLSGPLPRKIAETTEKSGLVLLDLSHNHFFGEIPLRIMELKSLQALFLSHNLLTGEIPARIGNLTYLQVIDLSHNLLSGSIPLNIVGCFQLLALILDNNNLSGEIHPELDALDSLKILDISNNKISGEIPLTLAGCKSLEFVDFSSNNLSGMLNDAITKWSNLRFLNLSQNRFNGNLPNWLFTFEAIQMVDFSGNKFSGFIADGNFNISLTFNQGDIGRMARKPFVATPNVNIKVSMVISDSNESSFNYYLSSTVGIDLSNNLLHGEIPDGLFGLEGLEYLNLSHNFLDGQVPGLEKMRSLEALDLSHNSLSGQLPGNISSLQDLTFLNLSYNCFSGFVPRKQGYWRFQGAFAGNPDLCVENASGSCDTASLPAVPGKTFQDGMVEGPISIWVFCLSFFVSFYFGVVVIFCSARTRNYILQTKV, from the coding sequence ATGGATATGAAATGGGTTTCGGTTGTTTGCCCCTGGAAAACCCTTAAATTACTACATGCACTGCTCCTCTTCTTGTTGATACTGTTGCGTTCCGACTGTTGTCTGTGTGTTGATGTTGACCCAGAAGACAAAGCCTCCCTTCTGCTGTTCAAATCGTTGGTCCAAGACCCAGACCAGAGCTTGTCAAGCTGGGTAGGGTCTAACTGCACTACCTGGACCGGTCTGTCCTGTGATAATCGGACCGGTCGGGTGGTTTCAATCAGCCTGACCAACGTGAACTTGTCAGGCCGAATTCACCCCAACTTGTGCACACTTTCGTTTCTTGAATACCTGAATCTGTCCCATAACTTCTTTAAATGCCCAATCCCATTATGTTTTGGTAATTTGACCAGCCTTAAAGCTATCGATCTTAGCCAAAATAGGTTTTATGGCGTTGTGCCTGACACACTCATGGGGCTTACGAATTTGAAAGAACTTGTTTTGACTGGTAACCAAGATTTGGGAGGTCCTATTCCTTGGTGGCTTGGTAATTTCTCAACAAATTTGGAAAAACTTCATCTGAGTCTCAATTCGTTCAGGGGGGAAATTCCTGAAAGCTTGTTGTCTCTCAGGTCTTTGAAGTATTTGGATCTTGGTAACAATTATTTATCGGGTAATCTTCACGATTTTCACCAATCTTTGGTGGTTCTTAATCTTGGGTCTAATCGGTTTTCGGGAACTTTGCCCTGTCTTTCTGCTTCTACTCAGTCTATCAACATTTTGAACATAGCTAACAATGGTATTCAGGGAGGAATACCTACTTGTATTGCTTCACTTCAAGCTTTGACACATCTAAACCTGTCATTCAATCACTTAAGTTATGGGATATCTCCTAGACTTGTGTTTTCAGAGAAGCTTCTTGTGTTGGATTTGAGTAACAATGATTTGTCTGGTCCTCTACCACGCAAGATTGCAGAGACAACTGAGAAATCGGGACTTGTCCTTCTTGACTTATCTCACAATCACTTCTTTGGGGAAATTCCCTTGAGGATAATGGAACTGAAAAGCTTGCAGGCCCTGTTTCTTTCACACAATCTTCTTACAGGGGAAATTCCTGCAAGGATTGGAAACTTGACATATCTCCAAGTGATTGATCTCTCGCACAACTTGTTATCGGGTTCCATTCCTTTGAACATTGTTGGGTGCTTTCAGCTACTTGCATTGATACTTGATAACAACAATCTTTCTGGTGAAATTCATCCAGAGCTTGATGCATTGGATAGCTTGAAGATACTAGATATTAGCAATAACAAGATTTCTGGTGAGATCCCACTAACTTTGGCTGGCTGTAAATCCTTGGAGTTTGTAGATTTTAGCTCCAACAATCTCTCTGGAATGTTAAATGATGCAATAACCAAATGGTCCAACCTAAGGTTTCTCAACCTGTCTCAGAACAGATTCAATGGAAATCTACCCAACTGGCTCTTCACATTTGAAGCTATCCAAATGGTGGATTTCTCAGGCAACAAGTTCTCTGGCTTCATAGCGGACGGTAATTTCAACATTAGCTTAACCTTCAACCAGGGAGATATTGGCAGAATGGCTAGAAAGCCATTTGTTGCAACACCGAATGTGAATATCAAAGTGTCAATGGTCATCTCGGATAGCAATGAATCAAGCTTCAATTACTATCTATCTTCAACAGTTGGAATTGATCTATCGAATAATTTGCTACATGGAGAGATTCCAGATGGTCTATTTGGATTAGAGGGCTTGGAATACCTGAATCTGTCACACAATTTTCTTGATGGCCAGGTTCCTGGTTTAGAGAAGATGCGCAGTTTAGAGGCCTTGGATTTGTCACATAATTCTTTATCGGGTCAGCTCCCAGGAAACATTTCCAGTCTTCAAGATCTGACATTCTTGAACCTTTCTTATAATTGTTTCTCTGGATTTGTTCCTAGGAAACAAGGGTATTGGAGGTTTCAAGGTGCATTTGCTGGAAATCCAGACTTGTGCGTGGAGAACGCCAGTGGAAGTTGTGACACAGCAAGCCTTCCGGCAGTGCCTGGTAAGACCTTTCAGGACGGAATGGTGGAAGGGCCAATTTCTATATGGGTGTTCTGTTTAAGCTTTTTTGTTAGCTTCTACTTTGGAGTTGTTGTGATCTTTTGTTCAGCTCGAACAAGAAACTACATTCTCCAGACTAAAGTTTAA
- the LOC122316923 gene encoding protein TRIGALACTOSYLDIACYLGLYCEROL 3, chloroplastic, giving the protein MMVLQSGSASFALTATSGFSRSASVAVSSAGRISSCCFMRMKEQRKVVCACVAPPRNLGSDESSATKFNDSFKSESLSTVREPEDDSEVLVECKDVYKSFGEKQILRGVSFKIRHGEAVGIIGPSGTGKSTVLKIIAGLLAPDKGEVYIRGRKRAGLISDEEISGLRIGLVFQSAALFDSMTVRENVGFLLYENSTMAEDKIAELVTETLAAVGLKQVEDRLPSELSGGMKKRVALARSLIFDTTKEAIDPEVLLYDEPTAGLDPIASTVVEDLIRSVHMKGEDALGMPGKIASYVVVTHQHSTIRRAVDRLLFLHEGKVVWQGMTHEFTTSTNPIVKQFASGSLDGPIRY; this is encoded by the exons atgatggttttgcaGTCGGGTTCCGCGTCGTTTGCTCTGACAGCAACAAGTGGCTTTTCTCGGTCGGCTAGTGTTGCCGTTTCGAGTGCGGGGAGGATCAGTTCGTGTTGTTTTATGCGAATGAAGGAGCAGAGAAAGGTTGTTTGTGCTTGCGTGGCGCCTCCTCGAAACTTGGGAAGCGATGAATCCTCCGCCACCAAATTCAAT GATTCGTTTAAGTCAGAGAGTTTAAGCACAGTTCGGGAGCCTGAGGATGATTCTGAGGTTCTCGTTGAGTGCAAAGATGTCTATAAGTCATTTGGCGAGAAGCAAATATTGAGAGGTGTGAGCTTCAAg ATTAGACATGGGGAAGCTGTTGGAATAATTGGCCCTTCTGGCACTGGGAAATCTACTGTTCTAAAAATTATTGCAGGACTTCTTGCTCCGGACAAG GGAGAGGTTTACATACGAGGTAGAAAGAGAGCTGGTTTGATCAGTGATGAGGAGATATCTGGCCTTCGAATTGGATTG GTGTTTCAGAGTGCAGCACTTTTTGATTCTATGACTGTCCGTGAAAATGTTGGTTTCCTTTT GTATGAAAACTCAACCATGGCTGAGGATAAAATTGCAGAGCTTGTGACAGAAACCTTGGCTGCTGTTGGCTTAAAG CAAGTTGAAGATCGGTTGCCATCCGAGTTGTCTGGTGGAATGAAGAAACGAGTTGCTCTAGCTCGATCTTTAATCTTTGATACGACAAAGGAAGCAATAGATCCTGAG GTGCTCTTGTACGATGAACCAACTGCTGGACTTGATCCAATTGCATCCACTGTTGTTGAAGATCTCATCCGCTCTGTCCACATGAAAGGTGAGGATGCACTGGGAATGCCTGGCAAGATAGCTTCCTATGTTGTTGTTACTCACCAACACAGTACGATTAGAAGAGCAGTTGACAG GTTACTGTTTCTCCATGAGGGGAAGGTTGTCTGGCAAGGAATGACTCATGAGTTTACAACTTCAACAAATCCAATTGTTAAACAG TTTGCCTCTGGAAGCTTGGATGGACCAATAAGATATTAG